A single region of the Pseudomonas mandelii genome encodes:
- a CDS encoding glucose 1-dehydrogenase, with translation MQISLDQQVALITGASSGIGAGAAKALAAAGAAVVINYHSQAEPAEELARQINAEGGRAIAIGADVSKEEDVERLFALTLEAFGSLDILVANSGMQKDAKAVDMTLADWNQVIGVNLTGQFLCARAALRIFNRQGIREGVSRAAGKIIHMSSVHQRIPWAGHVNYAASKGGVDMLMQTLAQEVSHQRIRINGIAPGAIRTDINRDANEEQLLKLIPYGRVGEVEDIANAVVFLASDASDYIVGTTLFIDGGMSLYPEFRGNG, from the coding sequence ATGCAGATTTCCCTCGACCAACAAGTCGCCCTCATCACCGGTGCCAGCTCAGGCATCGGCGCAGGCGCCGCCAAGGCATTGGCCGCCGCCGGGGCCGCGGTGGTGATCAACTACCATTCCCAGGCTGAACCCGCCGAAGAACTGGCCCGGCAGATCAACGCTGAAGGCGGTCGGGCTATCGCCATCGGTGCCGACGTTTCCAAAGAAGAAGACGTCGAACGGCTGTTCGCGCTAACCCTCGAGGCGTTCGGTTCGCTGGACATTCTGGTGGCCAATTCGGGTATGCAAAAAGACGCCAAGGCGGTGGACATGACCCTCGCCGACTGGAACCAGGTGATCGGCGTCAACCTCACCGGACAGTTCCTCTGCGCCCGCGCCGCCCTGCGTATTTTCAACCGTCAGGGTATTCGCGAAGGCGTGTCCCGGGCCGCCGGCAAGATTATTCATATGAGTTCGGTGCACCAGCGCATTCCCTGGGCCGGCCACGTCAATTACGCCGCGTCCAAGGGCGGCGTCGACATGCTGATGCAAACCCTCGCCCAGGAAGTCAGCCACCAGCGCATCCGCATCAATGGCATCGCACCGGGGGCGATTCGTACAGACATCAATCGCGATGCCAACGAGGAGCAACTGCTCAAACTCATCCCTTACGGCCGGGTCGGTGAAGTCGAGGACATCGCCAACGCGGTGGTCTTCCTCGCCTCCGATGCGTCGGATTACATCGTCGGCACCACCCTGTTCATCGACGGCGGCATGAGCCTCTATCCGGAGTTTCGCGGCAATGGCTGA
- a CDS encoding MFS transporter has translation MTNPYRDLFKAPGSRAFVLAGMIARMPISMTGIGLITMLSQLQGGYGLAGAVAATFALATAFCAPQVSRLVDRFGQGRVLPVSALIGGGALLLVLLCTRLQAPIWTLFVFAALAGCMPSMSAMVRARWTEVYRGQPELQTAYALESVLDEVCFIVGPPLSVGLCVVAFPEAGPLAALLMLAIGVTAFVLQRDTEPAVHPHEEHHQGSIIRSLDIQLLMLLMVAMGTIVGVVDVVSVAFAQQQGQPAAASIVLSVYAIGSCLAGLAFGVLRSKVPLPRLFLYGGVATAVTTLPLLLATNILGLSLAVFVAGLFFAPTLIVAMALVERIVPPAKLTEGLTWLVTGLSIGVAIGAAGSGWLIDAFGARSGFWLAIAAGAVILGSAVQSYRHLR, from the coding sequence ATGACCAACCCCTACCGCGACCTGTTCAAAGCCCCTGGCAGCCGAGCGTTCGTGCTGGCCGGGATGATCGCGCGCATGCCCATTTCCATGACCGGCATCGGCCTGATCACCATGCTCTCGCAACTGCAAGGCGGCTACGGTCTGGCCGGTGCGGTGGCGGCGACGTTTGCTCTGGCCACGGCGTTTTGTGCGCCGCAAGTCTCGCGGCTGGTGGATCGCTTTGGTCAAGGCCGGGTTCTGCCGGTTTCGGCGTTGATCGGTGGTGGGGCGTTGTTGCTGGTGTTGCTTTGCACCCGCTTGCAGGCGCCGATCTGGACGTTGTTTGTGTTCGCCGCGCTGGCCGGTTGCATGCCGAGCATGTCGGCGATGGTCCGTGCGCGCTGGACCGAGGTGTATCGCGGCCAGCCGGAGCTGCAAACCGCTTATGCGCTGGAATCAGTGCTGGACGAAGTCTGCTTCATTGTCGGGCCGCCGCTGTCGGTGGGGTTGTGCGTGGTGGCGTTTCCCGAGGCCGGTCCGTTGGCGGCGTTGCTGATGCTGGCGATCGGGGTGACGGCGTTTGTCCTGCAACGGGACACCGAGCCGGCGGTGCATCCCCATGAAGAACACCATCAGGGCTCGATTATCCGTTCGCTCGACATTCAATTGCTGATGCTGTTGATGGTCGCCATGGGCACCATCGTTGGCGTGGTGGATGTGGTCAGCGTGGCCTTCGCCCAGCAGCAGGGCCAGCCGGCAGCAGCGAGCATTGTGTTGTCGGTGTATGCCATTGGTTCCTGCCTGGCGGGATTGGCGTTCGGGGTGTTGCGCTCGAAAGTGCCGCTGCCGCGATTGTTCTTGTATGGCGGGGTGGCGACGGCGGTTACCACGCTGCCGTTGCTGCTGGCGACGAACATTCTCGGGCTGTCGCTGGCGGTGTTTGTCGCCGGTCTGTTCTTTGCGCCGACGCTGATTGTGGCAATGGCGTTGGTGGAGCGCATCGTGCCGCCAGCCAAACTGACTGAAGGCCTGACCTGGCTGGTCACCGGGTTGAGTATTGGCGTGGCAATCGGTGCGGCCGGTTCGGGTTGGCTGATCGATGCATTTGGGGCCCGTAGTGGATTCTGGCTGGCGATTGCTGCCGGTGCGGTGATCCTCGGTTCCGCAGTCCAAAGCTATCGCCACCTGAGATAA
- a CDS encoding thioesterase II family protein, protein MTQLTLLCLPYSGASAMVYSRWRRKLPEWLTLQPVELPGRGARYGEPLHTDMRRLALQLAQEQKATLKAPYALFGHSLGALLACEMAHAFRSLGCPEPVALFASGTAAPTMRADYDRGFAQPRTDAELIDQLRTLNGTSEEVLANKELMSLTLPVLRADFLLCGRFEPQQRPLLKCPVHVLGGKDDRATTEQLIGWSKETHGSFSVDMLAGGHFFIHEHEAKVLRVIKDQLEVHHRRHAMAASA, encoded by the coding sequence GTGACCCAGCTGACATTGCTGTGCCTGCCCTATTCAGGCGCGAGCGCCATGGTCTACAGCCGCTGGCGGCGCAAGCTGCCGGAATGGCTCACGCTGCAGCCGGTGGAACTGCCGGGGCGTGGCGCACGGTATGGCGAGCCGTTGCACACCGACATGCGACGCCTGGCGCTGCAACTGGCCCAGGAACAAAAAGCCACGCTCAAGGCGCCATACGCATTGTTCGGTCATAGCCTGGGCGCGTTGCTGGCCTGTGAAATGGCCCATGCGTTTCGCTCGCTGGGGTGCCCGGAGCCGGTGGCCCTGTTCGCCTCGGGCACGGCTGCACCCACCATGCGGGCCGACTACGATCGCGGCTTCGCCCAGCCCAGGACCGATGCCGAATTGATCGATCAACTGCGCACCCTCAATGGCACCAGCGAAGAAGTGCTGGCCAATAAAGAGCTGATGAGCCTGACACTGCCGGTCCTGCGCGCGGACTTCCTGCTGTGCGGGCGCTTCGAACCGCAGCAGCGTCCCTTGCTCAAGTGCCCGGTGCATGTGCTCGGTGGCAAGGATGATCGGGCCACCACCGAGCAGTTGATCGGCTGGAGCAAGGAAACCCACGGTAGTTTTTCGGTGGACATGCTCGCGGGCGGGCACTTCTTTATCCATGAGCACGAAGCCAAGGTGTTGCGGGTGATCAAGGATCAGCTTGAGGTTCACCATCGGCGGCACGCCATGGCTGCCAGCGCCTGA
- a CDS encoding alpha/beta fold hydrolase: MNTEALIQNIKTPTLTVAYEEHGPATGDPILLLHGFPYSPRGYDDIAPALAARGYRVIVPYLRGYGPTRFNSPDTLRSGQQAALAQDLLDLMDALALPKAALCGYDWGGRAACIVAALWPERVRCLVTGDGYNLQNIPGSTQPQAPETEHRLWYQYYFHTPRGVEGLTKNRRDLCELLWKLWSPTWAKGPERYPLSAPAFDNPDFVEVVIHSYRHRFMYAPGDPALAWMEEALTRQPSISVPTISLCGADDGVGPAEEIDEDIEHFTGFYERRVLAGVGHNIPEEAPEATLKALLDLLQR; encoded by the coding sequence ATGAACACTGAAGCGTTGATCCAGAACATCAAGACCCCGACGTTGACGGTCGCCTACGAAGAACATGGCCCTGCCACCGGCGACCCGATCCTCCTCCTTCACGGCTTCCCTTATTCCCCACGCGGCTACGACGATATCGCCCCGGCCCTAGCCGCTCGGGGCTACCGCGTTATCGTTCCGTACCTGCGCGGCTACGGTCCGACCCGCTTCAACAGCCCCGACACCCTGCGCTCCGGCCAGCAAGCCGCCCTCGCCCAGGATCTGCTGGACTTGATGGACGCGCTGGCCCTCCCGAAGGCCGCCCTTTGCGGCTACGACTGGGGCGGTCGGGCGGCGTGCATCGTCGCGGCGCTTTGGCCGGAGCGGGTTCGCTGTCTGGTGACGGGCGATGGCTACAACCTGCAGAATATTCCCGGCTCCACCCAGCCACAGGCCCCGGAAACCGAGCATCGCCTCTGGTATCAGTATTACTTTCACACCCCGCGCGGTGTCGAGGGCCTGACGAAAAATCGCCGGGACTTGTGCGAATTGCTCTGGAAATTATGGTCACCGACCTGGGCCAAAGGCCCTGAGCGCTACCCACTGAGCGCGCCGGCCTTCGACAACCCGGATTTCGTCGAGGTGGTGATTCACTCGTACCGTCACCGCTTCATGTACGCGCCAGGGGACCCGGCACTGGCGTGGATGGAAGAAGCGCTGACCCGGCAACCGTCGATCAGCGTCCCGACGATTTCCCTGTGTGGTGCCGACGATGGCGTCGGACCGGCCGAGGAGATTGATGAGGACATCGAACATTTCACCGGGTTTTATGAGCGGCGAGTGCTGGCGGGCGTCGGCCACAACATTCCCGAAGAAGCACCCGAAGCGACGCTCAAGGCATTACTGGATCTGCTTCAGCGCTGA
- the inhA gene encoding isonitrile hydratase — protein sequence MTLQIGFLLFPQVQQLDLTGPYDVLASLPDVKVHLIWKDLVPVTSSTGLVLKPTTTFDDCPPLDVICIPGGSGVGPLMEDEQTLAFIKAQAANARYVTSVCTGALVLGAAGLLKGKRATTHWAYHELLGPLGAIPVKDRVVRDGNLLTGGGITAGIDFALTLAAELFDKDTAELVQLQLEYAPAPPFQSGSPETAPPSVLAEAHRRAAPSLQQRAQITGRAAARL from the coding sequence ATGACGTTGCAGATCGGTTTTCTGTTGTTTCCACAGGTTCAACAACTGGACCTCACCGGCCCTTACGACGTGCTGGCATCGCTGCCGGACGTGAAGGTGCATCTGATCTGGAAGGACCTGGTGCCGGTTACTTCGAGCACCGGGCTGGTGCTGAAGCCGACCACGACCTTCGATGATTGCCCGCCACTCGATGTGATCTGCATTCCCGGGGGCAGCGGCGTCGGGCCGTTGATGGAAGATGAGCAGACATTGGCGTTTATCAAGGCCCAAGCGGCTAACGCGCGTTATGTCACGTCGGTGTGCACCGGCGCGCTGGTGCTCGGCGCGGCCGGTCTGCTGAAAGGCAAACGCGCGACCACGCACTGGGCTTATCACGAATTGCTGGGGCCTTTGGGGGCAATACCGGTGAAGGATCGCGTCGTGCGCGACGGCAATCTGCTGACCGGTGGCGGGATTACCGCAGGGATCGATTTTGCCCTGACCCTGGCGGCCGAGTTGTTCGATAAGGACACGGCCGAGCTGGTGCAGTTGCAGCTGGAATACGCGCCGGCACCGCCGTTCCAGTCCGGCAGCCCTGAAACAGCGCCGCCGAGCGTATTGGCAGAAGCGCATCGGCGGGCGGCGCCATCCCTGCAGCAAAGGGCGCAGATCACTGGACGGGCGGCGGCCAGGCTGTAG
- a CDS encoding glycoside hydrolase family 15 protein produces MADHHPERQSNIDAHGIIGDMRSAALVNDKGSVDFFCWPEFDSPSIFCSLLDTPEAGIFQLSPDLPDARREQIYLPDTNVLQTRWLSERAVVEVTDLLPIGDSEDDLPVLMRRVRVVSGQATFHMRCAVRHDYARARTHARMDAKDVAFEADDQPSLRLASDQTLRIDGNAAVAEFTLKQDQSAEFLLGGIDDPRFNEGAAGLCLERTLKFWRDWSGQSNYRGRWREMVNRSALALKLLTSRKHGAILAAATFGLPETPGGERNWDYRYTWIRDASFTVYAFMRLGFVQEANDYMRWLRGRVSDCHGKPMKLNILYAIDGRQELPETELSHLSGHGGATPVRIGNQAYDQVQLDIFGELMDAVYLVNKYGDAISHEGWKHAVGVVDQVCETWQQEDVGIWEMRGEQHHFLHSRLMCWVALDRAIRLASKRSLPAPFSRWDQTRQAIYADIWDNFWNEELGHFVQYIGGTTLDGSMLLMPLVRFVSAKDPRWLSTLEAIQKTLVRDGMVYRYRNEDSQIDGLNGTEGAFAACSFWYVECLARAGQVEKAHLEFEQLLRYANPLGLYAEEFDSHGRHLGNTPQALTHLALISAASFLDRKLSGEKNYWQP; encoded by the coding sequence ATGGCTGATCATCATCCCGAGCGACAAAGCAACATCGACGCTCACGGCATCATCGGCGACATGCGCAGCGCGGCGCTGGTCAATGACAAGGGCAGCGTCGACTTTTTCTGCTGGCCGGAATTCGACAGCCCGTCGATCTTCTGCTCGCTGCTGGACACGCCCGAGGCAGGCATTTTCCAGCTATCGCCGGACTTGCCTGATGCGCGCCGCGAACAGATTTACCTGCCCGACACCAACGTGCTGCAAACCCGCTGGCTGAGCGAGCGCGCCGTGGTCGAGGTCACCGACCTGCTGCCCATCGGCGACAGCGAAGATGATCTGCCGGTGCTGATGCGCCGGGTCCGGGTGGTCAGCGGCCAGGCAACGTTTCACATGCGCTGCGCCGTGCGGCATGACTACGCTCGCGCCAGGACCCACGCACGCATGGATGCCAAAGACGTGGCATTCGAGGCCGATGATCAGCCCTCTCTGCGCCTGGCATCGGATCAGACCTTGCGTATCGACGGCAACGCGGCCGTCGCTGAATTCACCCTCAAACAGGATCAGAGCGCGGAATTCCTGCTCGGCGGCATCGACGACCCACGTTTCAACGAAGGCGCGGCCGGGTTGTGCCTGGAACGCACGCTGAAGTTCTGGCGCGACTGGAGCGGTCAGTCCAACTACCGTGGTCGCTGGCGGGAAATGGTCAACCGCTCAGCCCTGGCCCTGAAGCTGCTGACCTCGCGCAAACACGGCGCGATCCTCGCTGCCGCCACGTTCGGCCTGCCGGAAACACCCGGCGGCGAACGCAACTGGGACTACCGCTACACCTGGATCCGCGACGCCTCGTTCACCGTCTATGCGTTCATGCGCCTGGGCTTCGTTCAGGAAGCCAACGATTACATGCGCTGGCTGCGCGGGCGGGTCAGCGATTGCCACGGCAAACCGATGAAACTCAACATCCTCTACGCCATCGACGGGCGCCAGGAACTGCCGGAAACCGAGCTCTCGCACCTGTCCGGCCATGGCGGCGCGACGCCGGTGCGCATCGGCAATCAGGCTTATGACCAGGTCCAGCTCGACATCTTCGGCGAGCTGATGGACGCGGTGTACCTGGTCAACAAATACGGCGACGCGATCTCCCATGAAGGCTGGAAACACGCCGTGGGCGTCGTGGATCAAGTCTGTGAAACCTGGCAGCAAGAGGATGTGGGCATCTGGGAAATGCGCGGCGAACAGCATCACTTTCTGCACTCGCGACTGATGTGCTGGGTGGCCCTGGACCGGGCCATTCGACTCGCCTCCAAACGCTCCCTGCCCGCGCCTTTTTCCCGTTGGGACCAGACCCGTCAAGCGATCTACGCCGACATCTGGGACAACTTCTGGAACGAAGAACTCGGGCATTTCGTGCAGTACATCGGCGGCACCACGCTGGATGGTTCGATGTTGCTGATGCCGCTGGTGCGCTTCGTCAGCGCCAAGGACCCACGCTGGTTGTCGACCCTCGAAGCCATTCAGAAAACCCTGGTGCGCGACGGCATGGTCTACCGCTATCGCAACGAAGACAGCCAGATCGACGGCCTCAACGGCACCGAAGGCGCCTTTGCTGCGTGTTCGTTCTGGTACGTCGAATGCCTGGCCCGGGCAGGCCAGGTGGAAAAGGCGCACCTGGAGTTTGAACAATTGCTCAGGTACGCCAACCCGCTGGGCTTATACGCCGAAGAGTTCGACAGCCATGGGCGACACCTGGGCAATACGCCGCAAGCGTTGACGCACCTGGCGCTGATCAGCGCGGCGAGCTTTCTGGATCGGAAATTGAGTGGGGAGAAAAATTACTGGCAGCCTTGA
- a CDS encoding GlxA family transcriptional regulator: MPKTIHVLAFANVQLLDVTGPLQVFASANDIARQQGLPAPYAPTVIANGGGVVMSSAGLALLAEPLPEQGSDTLIIAGGWGVYAAAEDESLVAWVREHATACRRVSSVCTGAFLLAASGWLDGRRVVTHWTRCEQLAQKHPRLRVEPNPIFINDGPVWTSAGVTAGIDLSLAMVEEDLGRTMALDVARQLVVFLKRPGGQSQFSVTLSLQKEGSRFDELHAWISENLTVDLGIPTLALQAGMSERSFVRHYRADTGQTPARAIELIRVETARRLLSDTGLPIKRVAVQCGFGSEETLRRSFLRAMGVTPQAYRERFSVSAEADPVMP, translated from the coding sequence ATGCCAAAAACCATTCATGTGCTCGCGTTCGCCAATGTGCAATTGCTCGACGTCACCGGGCCGTTGCAGGTGTTTGCGTCGGCCAACGACATCGCCCGTCAACAAGGCTTGCCGGCGCCCTACGCGCCGACGGTAATTGCCAACGGTGGCGGGGTGGTGATGTCGTCGGCGGGGCTGGCGCTGTTAGCCGAGCCGTTGCCCGAGCAAGGCAGCGACACCTTGATCATCGCCGGTGGTTGGGGTGTCTACGCGGCGGCGGAGGATGAGTCGCTGGTGGCCTGGGTGCGTGAACATGCGACGGCATGTCGGCGGGTTTCATCGGTGTGCACCGGGGCGTTCTTGCTGGCGGCCAGTGGTTGGCTTGACGGGCGGCGTGTGGTGACGCACTGGACCCGTTGCGAGCAATTGGCGCAGAAACATCCCCGGTTACGGGTCGAGCCCAACCCGATCTTTATCAATGACGGCCCGGTCTGGACCTCGGCCGGCGTTACGGCCGGCATCGATCTATCATTGGCGATGGTCGAAGAGGATCTCGGTCGCACCATGGCCTTGGACGTCGCTCGGCAACTGGTGGTGTTCCTCAAGCGCCCGGGCGGTCAGTCGCAGTTCAGCGTGACCTTGTCTCTGCAAAAGGAAGGCAGCCGGTTCGACGAACTTCATGCCTGGATCAGCGAAAATCTCACCGTGGACCTGGGCATTCCGACACTCGCCTTGCAGGCCGGCATGAGCGAACGCAGCTTCGTTCGCCATTACCGCGCCGACACCGGCCAGACGCCGGCGCGGGCCATCGAGCTGATCCGGGTCGAGACCGCGCGACGCTTGCTCAGTGATACCGGTCTGCCGATCAAACGGGTGGCGGTGCAGTGCGGGTTCGGCAGTGAAGAAACGCTTCGCCGCAGTTTTCTGCGGGCCATGGGCGTAACGCCGCAAGCCTATCGCGAGCGGTTTTCTGTCAGCGCTGAAGCAGATCCAGTAATGCCTTGA
- a CDS encoding aminoglycoside phosphotransferase family protein, with product MFETWLKRWALVPDGEPIITPGSRLLPVRMGDLPAMLKVAVDAEEKFGNLLITWWDGEGAARVYAHHGDALVLERAEGDRSLMHMALNGQDDEASRILCTALARLHAPRSSSPPPLIPLWSWFASLRMAAEQQGGTYLLSLKAAEALLAEPQDVVVLHGDMHHDNVLDFGPRGWLAIDPKRVIGERGFDYANLICNPDLPTANDPQRFKKQIEVVAQAAGLEHQRLLQWVLAFAGLSAAWFLEDKDELAAQGQLQAAELAAFMLVG from the coding sequence ATGTTTGAAACCTGGTTGAAACGCTGGGCCCTGGTGCCGGACGGCGAACCGATCATCACGCCCGGCAGTCGTTTGCTGCCGGTACGGATGGGTGATTTGCCGGCCATGTTGAAGGTCGCCGTCGATGCCGAGGAAAAGTTCGGCAATCTGCTGATTACCTGGTGGGACGGCGAGGGCGCCGCGCGGGTTTACGCTCATCATGGCGATGCGTTGGTGCTGGAACGTGCCGAGGGCGATCGATCGCTGATGCACATGGCGCTCAACGGCCAGGATGACGAGGCCAGCCGGATACTGTGCACAGCGCTGGCTCGTTTACACGCCCCGCGTTCATCATCGCCGCCGCCCCTGATTCCCTTATGGTCATGGTTCGCTTCCTTGCGCATGGCCGCCGAACAGCAGGGCGGCACTTACTTGCTCAGTCTGAAAGCCGCCGAAGCGTTGCTCGCCGAGCCGCAGGATGTGGTGGTTTTGCACGGCGATATGCATCACGACAATGTTCTGGATTTCGGCCCGCGAGGCTGGCTCGCTATCGATCCGAAGCGGGTGATCGGCGAGCGCGGGTTCGACTACGCCAACTTGATCTGCAATCCCGATTTGCCGACGGCTAATGATCCGCAGCGCTTCAAAAAACAAATCGAGGTCGTGGCCCAGGCCGCAGGGCTGGAGCATCAACGGCTGCTGCAATGGGTGTTGGCGTTTGCCGGGTTGTCGGCGGCCTGGTTTCTCGAGGATAAGGATGAGCTTGCGGCGCAAGGACAGCTGCAGGCCGCTGAACTCGCGGCTTTCATGCTGGTTGGCTGA